The Blastocatellia bacterium region GTCCACACCTGCGAGTTCGATATTGAGTCTGCCCTCACACCCGGCGACAGCTTCCCGGTTTGCGCTTTGGATACTGAACAGGGTGATGTGCGAGTAGGATTTATGATCTGCTTTGACCGAGAGTTTCCTGAGTCAGCGCGTATTCTAATGCTCAAGGGGGCGGAACTGGTTCTTACTCCTAACGCCTGCTGCCTAGACGAGCATCGCCTCAGCCAATTCAAGACACGCGCATTTGAGAACATGGTTGGGGTGGCGATGGCTAATTATGCCAGCCCGCAAAACAACGGGCACAGCATAGCTTTTGACGCGATGGCTTACCCGGTGGAAGATGGTGAGGCAAGGGATACGCTTGTTGTTGAAGCCGGAGAGAGCGAAGGTATATACATGGCAGCGTTCGATATTGGCAGCATCCGCCGCTACCGTGAGCGAGAGAGTTGGGGCAACGCTTACCGGAGGCCGCGTCTCTACGGGATACTGAAAGACGAAGAAGTAGAGCCGCCTTTTATTCGGTCGAATGCGACGAGATAACACGATCAGCAACGAAGCGTTAGTGTTATGTCTGATGACCGGCAAAGCCGCATAACAAGGCGTTGCAGCGGAGGCCACGAAGCGCCGTTCTTATGGTTGCTAGAGTTGTTTGGCTCTTAGGGGTGTCCGCCAGTGGCAGTTGCGTGACCAGGACGCGAGCGGTTTGGCTGGCCAGTTCGGCGACCTCAAGGCGTGGGTTGTGCAGGAAGCGGGTTGAGCGCCTGCTGGCGGCATGCGCTTGTTAGCCGGCGCTGCTAGAGGTACTTATCTCTGCCTCTATAGCAGCAGCGGCTTTGGACCGAGATTGTTCGTTGGTTATTCCCTGTGATTTCAGAATGTTTGTGAACTCCCGGTCAAATTCTTTGATCCGTGCCCATACGGTCGGGGCATGCCAAGTGACCAGGGTCTGACGGTATCCTGCCCCATCTACTGGCATAATGGACTCTGCGTAGAACCAATCGCCCACGATCAGGAGATTGCCCGGTTCTGTTCGAGGGCGAACGGCGACTCGCACATCAGGATATCTTTCCTCATCTAGCAGAAACTTCCTTAG contains the following coding sequences:
- a CDS encoding carbon-nitrogen hydrolase family protein; this translates as MKPINIALLQMIGCGIDRNASLAKGDIFCRRAKDMGADVALFPEMWSVGMTFFDPKQEGARQHWEAQAISQEDSFVTHFRRVAKELNMAVAITYLEKWAGRPRNSVSLIDRHGEIVLTYAKVHTCEFDIESALTPGDSFPVCALDTEQGDVRVGFMICFDREFPESARILMLKGAELVLTPNACCLDEHRLSQFKTRAFENMVGVAMANYASPQNNGHSIAFDAMAYPVEDGEARDTLVVEAGESEGIYMAAFDIGSIRRYRERESWGNAYRRPRLYGILKDEEVEPPFIRSNATR